Part of the Gemmatimonadota bacterium genome is shown below.
GCTGGTATTCCGGCTCGCAAACCGGTTTCCCCTCCGCGCCCCGTCAGTGCGCCGGCACCTCGCCCTGCATGTCTGCGGCGCCATCCTCGCCGGGTCGGCGGCTGCGGCGGTAGATACCGCCGCGACCCAATTGACCCGCAATGCTACCGACTCCGCTCAACTGTTGACGATGAGCGTTGAGCGAATGTTCCTGTCATGGTGGCTCGGCGGCCTTGCTGTCGCCTTTCTGTCGTATTTCGCGGTTGTCGGCGTCGCCCACGCCATGAGCTACTTCCGCGAAGCCCAACAGCGCCGGGAGGATGCGCTCCGCCTCGAAGGCCAGCTCGCCGATGCGCGGCTCGCCGCTCTGCAAGGGCGTTTGCATCCGCACTTTCTGTACAACACTTTGAATGCAATAACCGTCCTCGTCCGCGACGGCGACATCACCCGATCGACGCGAATGCTGGAGCTTCTCAGTACCATGCTACGCCGCGTGCTCGACGGATCACTTCCACAGATCGTCCCGCTGAGTACCGAGCTTGCGCTGTTGCGTCAGTACCTGGAGATAGAAGAAGTGCGCTTCTCCGACAGACTGACGGTCACACTCGACGTCGATACGCATGCTCGTCAGGCCGGAGTGCCAACGCTCGTGACTCAGCCGCTCGCCGAGAACGTGATCCGGCACGCAGTGGCGAATACCTTGCGCCATGTCACGCTCAGCATCAACGCACACGTCATCAGCAATCCGGAAGGGCGCGACACGCTCGAGTTGACGGTGTCGGATGACGGTCCCGGGCTCACACCGGGCTGGGAACGACGTCGCATCGAGCATACGGGACTTTCGGCTACGGCGCTGCGCATTACGACGCTCTACGGCTCTGATGGTTTGCTTGAAATACACCCGCGAGCTGACGGTGGAACCGTTTCCACTGTGCGCATCCCGTACGTGAAGCTTTCCGAGCGTCGTGACGACGAGTGGACAGCAGTCGATGATGATCTGACACGGCAGGCGGTTTGATGCGCGTCGTAATAGTCGATGACGAGCCGCTCGCAAGACGTGGCATTCGTCAGCTGCTGGCCGACCATCCTGATGCGCAAATCGTGGCCGAATGTCCCAGCGGAGCGGTAGCTCTTGCGGCAGTACAGACGCTCTCGCCCGATCTGTTATTTCTCGATGTACAGATGCCGGAAATGGATGGATTCGAAGTGGTTCGACGAATCGGAGTCGAGCGGATTCCCTCAGTCGTGTTCGTGACCGCATACGATGAATTTGCCGTGAACGCGTTCGAGGCGTCTGCCGTCGATTACCTGATGAAGCCGGTGGGACCGGAGCGGTTCTCCGCCGCAATGCGTCGCGTGCGCGAACGCCAGACCGAAACGGCTGCCCTCGCCCGCGTTGCGGAGCTGCAAGCCTTGTTGACGCAGGTGACTCCCGCGATAAGCCAACCGCTGCTCGTCACTACAGCGAAGGGCACGATACGTATCGATCCTGATGAAATTGACTGGATCGGCGCTGATGATTATTACGCCGTTCTGCACGTTGGTGTGAAGCATTATCTGCTTCGCGAATCGCTCGCATCGTTGGAGGATCGTCTGCCAGCCGGTCGCTTCGTGCGCGTCCATCGCTCCGCGATAGTGAATTGCAGCAGAGTGACGGAGGTTCGCCGAGGAGTGGTTGTCCTGCGCGATGGCATCACTCTGTCTACCAGCAGGCGCCGGCGTGCGGCGGTAAGAGCTGCGTTGGGCGAGACGTCCGCCGCCTGACGCTCAAAAGCGCCGATCCAACCGCTCGCTGAATCCGAGCTACCGCCCGCTGCAAGCTCTGGAATTGCAGTCGCAATGAGTCTTACCAGGATGCTAAGCTGAAGCTTGCGGCGTAAGCCTGCTCGCCATTCACATCAAACATCTCAGGGAGCTTCGGTGCGCTACTCTTCCGGCGCTTTATTCCGCGGTGCAACGCGGAACATGATTCCGCTATTCGCCACACTCACCATCGCTTCGGCGGCGCCTGCCGTCGCGCAATCGACCCACGTCGCTCCGATCGGCTCCGGTGCGGGTGCGAGCACCGCGCTGGTGCCCGGATCAGGGGATCTGACGACGGCACATTTTCGCGATACTACAACATCTTTCCGCTTCATACAGGACAGATTACCGAAGGGCGATTCGGTCGATATCGTTCGCGGTGTGGGGCATGAACAGATCCGGCACGTGGCGTATCAGGGGCGGCCCGCTATGCTGCTCGTCAAGACGGTAGACCTTAACGGGCGCATGTATGTGGACAGCTCAACCGTCCTCGTCGACGGTCTTGCGCCAGTATCGGAGGTCTCGATCCTGGGGTCGCGACGCACGACGTACGCATACGATGGCGCCAGGGTGCATCGGTCGGTCACGCAGCCCGATTCCGCAACGAGGACCACGGATCACGATTTTCGAGTTCCGATGTTCCATTTCGAAGGGCTCGATGCCGTGATTCGCTCGATACCCTTGCGCCCCAATTACCACACGATCGTCCGCCTCTACTCCGAAGGCGACGACGGCATCGAGATGGATACAATAACCGTCGAGAAGCGTGACGGCGCCAGGATATGGAACGTGCGCTTCGCCGATCCGGTGATCATTGCCCATTATGGAATAGACGGTGACACACGCAGAATCGTGCACTACGACATCGCGCGCCATGCCGATCGCGCACATTTCACGTATGTGTTCGATCAATAGCCAACTTGAATCGCGCGCTTGGCGGTGTTGAAAGTAGCTGTCAAAATACCGTCCCGTCCCACGACCGGAGGGCAGCCGGCGACGTGTACGTGTCGCTAACTTTACATCGTGCCCGAAACCCCACGCGCCATGAATCTCGCCGACCGTCTCCGCGATGCTGCCGAGCTGCTCGAATCGATAGCCAGCGACCGATCGCTGCTTGCCGGTTTGCCGGAAGAAGACAGAACCCGACTGCTGCAGGCCGCCGGCCGCGTCTCACGACCCGATGCAATCGACCGCCGCCGCCTCGTCCAGGCCACCAAGCGCGAGCGCAGGATCGCCAAGGCGAATCGTGCGGAGACCGTGCTTTCCAACACCGGCATCCGCAAGCTCCGCCGCGAAACGGTCTTCATGACACCGAACGTCTTTCCGCCGGCGCAGTTCGAGCAACATGACGTCGAAGACGATGCGGATTTTCGCGAAGCCGTCGAGCCGCAGAATTGCTACATCTGCAAAAAGGATTTCTCGACGCTTCATCATTTCTACGATCAGCTCTGCCCATCGTGCGCCGCGCTGAATTTCGCGAAGCGCACGGAGTCCGCCGATCTGCGCGGCCGCGTTGCGCTGCTCACGGGCGGACGAGTCAAGATCGGATATCAGGCCGGCATCAAGCTGCTGCGCGCAGGCGCACAGCTAATAGTCACGACACGCTTTCCGCGCGACTCCGCGTCGCGTTACGCGCAGGAGCCTGACTTTGCGATGTGGAGCGATCGGCTCACCATCTACGGACTCGATCTGCGTCACACGCCGAGTGTCGAGGCGTTCTGCGCCGAGATGCTGCGCACGCGTGATCGTCTGGACTTCATAATCAACAACGCCTGCCAGACCGTTCGTCGCCCGCCTGCTTTCTACGAACACATGATGGAGGGCGAAACCGCAGCGCTTCACACCTTGCCCGAAAAATCCCGCAAGCTGCTCGGCGAATACGAAGGACTGCGCGGGTATCACATGCTTCCCGAGGGCGAGTCCGGCGCCACCGTGCCCGCTGTAATCGGTGCGCGCACTTCCGAAATCACCGGACTGACGCATGCTGCCGAGCTGTCGCAGATCAGACTTCTCCCGGATGAGGAGGCCGCTCAGCGCGCGCTCTTCCCCGAGGGAAAGCTGGACCAGGACATGCAGCAGATCGATCTGCGCGAGCGCAACTCGTGGCGCATGTTGATGGCCGAAGTGCCGTCCGTCGAATTGCTCGAAGTCCATCTCGTCAACGCGGTCGCACCGTTCATCATCAACGCGCGTCTAAAGCCACTGATGATGCGGACACCGGAGCGCGACAAGCACATCGTCAACGTGTCGGCAGTCGAGGGACAATTTTACAGAACGTTCAAGACGACGCGCCATCCGCACACCAACATGGCCAAGGCCGCGCTCAACATGATGACGCGCACCGCTGCGGCAGATTACCACCGTGACGGCATTCACATGAACGCGGTCGACACGGGCTGGGTGACCGACGAGGATCCAGCCGACATCGCCGCGCGAAAGACCGCGGAGCACGGGTTTCATCCGCCGCTGGATATCGTGGACGGCGCCGCGCGCATCGTCGATCCGATCATCGCCGGCATCAACACCGGCGAGCATGTGTGGGGCAAATTCCTCAAGGATTACGTGCCGACCGACTGGTGACGCCCCGCGCGTACTGACCGTGCGCCCCAAGGTGCGCTAGCCACCGCGATCGGCGACGCGTACTTTTTTGCGAGAGTACCCCTCCCAACTTGACGATGAACCTCTCGCATCGCAGCACGCTCACGGCTCTCGCGTGTACACTCATCGCGCACGGCCTGCTCTCCTCGCAAGCCGCGGCTCAGACCTCGACTCTCCCCAGCGAGACGCCGGCGCGGTTCACTCCCGCAACGTCGTCGTTCGATTACGTGCGACGCGAGGTCATGATCCCCATGCGCGACGGCGTGAAGCTGCACACCGTCATCCTCGTCCCGAAAGGCGCCCACCGGGCGCCGATCCTCATGACCCGGACGCCCTACGACGCCAACGCCACCACCACTTACGCCGCAAGCGCGCATCTCGCCTCCAACCTCGCAGGCTACGACAACGCGCTCGACGTCATAATTCCCGGCGGCTACATCCGCGTCGTGCAGGATGTCCGCGGCAAGTATGGCTCGGAAGGCGACTTCGTCATGAATCGGCCACTCATCGGCCCGCTCAATCCAACGAAGGTCGATGAATCGACCGACACCTACGACACCATCGACTGGCTCGTCAAGAACATCCCCGAGACCAACGGCAAGGTCGGCGTGCTCGGCATCTCCTACGATGGATTCGAGCCCCTGATGGCGCTCGTCAATCCGCACCCGGCCCTCAAAGTCTCCGTTCCCATGAACCCGATGGTCGACGGCTGGATGGGCGACGACTGGTTCCACAACGGAGCCTTCCGCGAACAGAACATGCCGTACGTGCTCGAACAGGAAGCCACCCGCGACAACTCGGCGAAATGGTGGACCGATCACTTCGACGACTACGACCTCTACCTCGACGGCGGCTCCGCTGGCGAGCTCGGCAAGGCACACGGCCTCGAGCAGGTCGGATTCTGGAACCGCATCCTCGCGCACCCGAGCTACGATTCCTGGTGGAGTCAGCAGGCCATGGACAAGGTCCTCGCCGCACAGCCACTGAAGGTGCCCGTGATGCTCGTCCACAGCCTCTGGGATCAGGAAGACATCTACGGCGCGATAGCTGTCTACAAGGCCATCAAGCCGAAGGACGTCAACAACGACAAGGTCTTCCTCGTCATGGGACCATGGCACCACGGCCAGGAAATCGAGGACGGCAGCTCACTCGGCGCCATCAAATTCAACAGCAACACATCGCTCTACTTCCAGCAGCACATCCTCGGACCGTTCCTCGCTCACTATCTGAAGGACGACGCACCCGCAGATAGCGTGGCACCGGTCAATGCATTCGAGACCGGAACCAACACGTGGGAGCGTCTCGCCTCGTGGCCATCGGGCTGCGCCAGCGGATGCAGCATTCATCCGACGCCGCTCTATCTGGAGCCAGGCTTCAAGGCAGCGTTCTCCGCGCCTGCGTCCGGCAGCGTGGCATTCGATGAATACACGTCCGATCCGGCAAAGCCGGTTCCGTTCCGCGCCCGCCCCAGCCAACCCATCGGCTACGATCCGCCGCTGACATGGGTGCACTGGCTCGTGGATGACCAGCGCGAAGCGTCCGGCCGCACCGACGTGCTCGCGTATCAGTCCGACGTGCTGAAAGCACCGGTCAAGATCAGCGGCCAGCCCATAGCGAACATCATCGCGTCCACTACAGGCACCGACGCGGACTGGGTGGTGAAGGTGATCGACGTCTATCCCGACGAAGTCGGCGGCGACGCGAAGATGGGCGGCTACCAGCTACCCGTGTCGATGGACATCTTCCGCGGCCGCTATCGCGAAAGCTTCTCGACACCAAAAGCCATCACGCCCAACAAACCACTGTTGTACAGGTTCGAGCTTCCAACAGCGAACCACGTCTTCCTTCCCGGACACCGGATCATGGTGCAGATCCAGTCCAGCTGGTTTCCGCTGTACGACCGTAATCCGCAGACCTTCGTCCCCAACATCTTCTGGGCAAAGCCTGCCGATTACAGGAAGGCCGAGCAGAAGATCTATCACGAGCCGGGCAACGCGAGCTTCGTGGAACTGCCCGTGGTGGCAGGGTCAGCGCGGAATTGACCAGGGACGCGGGGATGACGTACTGCTCATCCCCGCCCTTTCCTTCACTCAGCCATGTGGATGAACACTTCTCCGCCGTAAGCCTCGGGCGCCGTGACTCTCACGCCGGCCATGTTCTCGCGCACCCAGGCCGACGCGCGACGCGAGCTCTCGTCCGCTCCTTCCCGATTCTCGCATACCGTCACCGTCGCGAGTGCCTCTCCGTCCCGAATCGCGTAGTAGGCGATGAAGCCGGGTCCGTCACCAAGCAGTTTCTTCACTTCATCCTGCCGCTTGTCGAGCTCGTGGATCAACTTCGCCACGCCGCTATAACGCCGTATCACTGCGTACATGCCGCTACTCCGTATGCTTGGGGGATTGGACTGGGTCGCTCGACGCCATCGACCCCGAAATTCGGTGCCGAAAACTGAATGGCATAGTCTGCACCAGCGAAGCGCGATGTCAAGGCGCGACGCGCAATATCCAATGCTCGTGATCGCGCGTAATCATCACGCTTCCGGCGTCGATCTCCGGCTCGGGCTCAGCTCGCAGGCTGTTCGCTTATCAGGAACGAGCATCGTGGTGGATTCTGTCCGCGCTCGCACCGCTCGCAAACCTTTCCCCCAGTCACTTCCGCGAGGAGCTGCTCCACCATGCAGCACGCGTCCGGGTGCGACGAGACCGCCTGCGACAGAGCGCAGCCATTGCCGTGGATCTCGTACCCTTCTGCCGTCTCGACCACATCCGCGTCCGCACCAAGTTCCGTCAGCAGGCTTGCGGCGTCACCCACCCGCTCCGCAAACGTGCCCGACGCCCGGGGACCGAGTCTGGAGCCCGCCCCTCGCAGTATCGATCTGACCTCGCCCGGATGCCTGCTCTCCAATTCAGCAATCAGCGCTGTCAGCGCCGGTGCATATGCGCTCGAGAAGAGCGTATCCGCCCCTTCCGCGACGCCGTAGAGCGTCGCCGGCTTGCCAACGGTTCCGTCGCGCCGGGAGCCGGCTGCTGCGACCACCCCATCGCGCTCGAGTGTCGCGATGTGAGCGCGGACGGCGTTGTCGGTAAGACCGAGCGTCGCCGCAATCTCGTCGACACTGCGCCACCCACGCCGAAGAATCGCAACGATCCGACCACGCGTGCTATCCCCGAAATGTCTTTCCCACCAGCGCATGCATCCTCCTCTCTGACCGTGCAAGCCTCTCAACTACAGTACCAACAAACATACGTATAAGCAATAAGTCAATGATTTCCTTGACAAATCCCTGCGCTCGTGCCATATGTCAATCACGGCGTTGCCACATCGCAGGCCGTGGGCGTCGTCCAGCCCAACCACCACCACAACCGTACCAGGAGTTCTGAAATGAAGAAGCCCCGACTAATTGCTGGAGTCCTAGCAGCCCTTGCCACCACCGCGGCAGCCGCCCTTGTACCAGCGCCAGCCAGCGCCCAGGCCCGTCACACTGCGCCTGCGGTACGCCTCGCCAAGTCACATACCCCGGCGCACGCCGCCGCAGCACTCGACGACCCCACCATCGTGGCCATCTTCGACGCCGCCAACAGCTGGGACATCGACCTCGGCAATCTCGCCCTCAAAAAGAGCAGCAACGCCGAGGTCCGCACCTTCGCCGACATGATGGTGCGCGACCACAGCGCCGCCCGCAAGCTCGGCCGCGACCTCGCAACGAAGCTTCATGTTACGCCGACCCCTCCTGGGAAGGACTTCGCACTGTACAAGGACCACGTTGCAACTCTGGCGAAGCTGAACAGCCTCAGCGGCGCCGCTTTCGATAAGGCCTACGTCGCCCACGAGGCCTGGTATCACCAGGCAGTGATCGATGCCGTGACCAACACCCTGCTCCCCGCAACCAAGAACGCGGAGCTGAAGGATCTCGAGGTCAAGGTCGCCCCGAACTTCCAGGCTCACCTGGCAGCGGCGAAGGCTCTCGAGACAAAGCTCGGCGCATAAACTCACCACAGGCAATGCGCGGTCGCCACATATCGGTGGCGACCGTGCCACAGTCGTGGGCCCCACCACGACCAGTCCCATCTGATCAACTTGCGCAAGGTCTAACCGGCCAAGGGGTTACGACTAGCGCGGGAAACGGCCCGGCCGTGGCATGTGCGATGCCGTATGAGCGGCTGCGTACTAAATCCTACCAGAGGCATCGTCCCATGATACGTCAGTTGAACGCAGCGGCCTTACTCGCGATCGGCGCCACGATCGCCGCACCGACTGCAAACGCACAGTTCACCAATGCGTGCGGTGGATCGGATTTCTTTTCCTGTGTGACTCTGGCGGTGAGCGGGCAGGGAACATCGACGCTGCTGTTCACAGTAACGAACACCTCCAACGGTGGGGTGGCGAACAACCCGAACAGCGTGTTCAAGGAGTTCGGAGTCGGTAATGGCGCGTTTACCGGAACCGCACCTACGGTGACCGCGACCGGTGCCCTCGCCTCACAGTTCAGCGTTGCGAGCACCAATCCGAGTTCGGTCAGTGGTGTCGGTTTCACGGCGACCAACTTCTTCGGCCTCACACCCAACGCACCGCCGCCGACCAATGGTCTGCACGACGGTGAGACGGTGGGCTTCTTCCTCGCCTTCGCCAATTCAACCGACGCGAACCAGTTTCTGAACGGCTTCCAGTTCGCACTTCACGATATCGGTGGCCTCACCCAGGCTTGCGGATCCAGCAAGGCGGCATTCAGCAGCGACGGAACGCCGCTATCCGGCAGCGCGTCGCCGATTTCCGCCAGCACTTGCAATCCAACGTCGACCGTTCCCGAGCCAAGCTCGATGGCACTCCTCGGGACCGGACTCGTCGGACTCGTTCCAGTCATGCGGAGACGCAGAAAGTAGCTGCGCCTTCCGGCGCTCATCGTCGGACACCTTCAGTACTCCAACGCTCCGGTTCACTCGAAGAACCGGAGCGTTCTCATTGCCGTGCGTCGCGCAATGCCTGACGTAATCCGTCGCTTATCTCATTCGATGAGAAGTCGGCCAGATCTTCCAGTGCGCGCTGGAAATCCGCTACCGAGACCGTACTCAGCGCAGCCGCCGTTATCGCACCCGCGCCGACGCGATTTCCGCCATACAGAAACGGCGTGAGCCGATTCCGGCCATCGACGTCGAAGCTCCATATCTCGCGCCCGGTGCGCGCATCCAGCAGAACCGCAGTTGCATTCATGAACAGATACGCAGTGCTCTGCCGGCGAAGATCGATTCCGGAATTGTGCATGTTCACTTCGAGCACGAAATCGGCGTTCTGCCGGTTGGCGGCTGGGGTCGCGCCGAGGTACCGGCTCGTCCGCTCGAGCGTCCGCTGTGACATGATGGCGGTGAGGTCGACCAGTGCCACGGCGCTATCCAGCCTCGTGCGCGCGCGCCGGCCTTCGACCTCCTTCGCAACCCCGGAGCCGGCCGCAACGACCGCTGAGACCGCAGAGACCGGGTCATTGACGTCTGGCACATTGTACCATCCGGTCACCAGCTCCGGCCTGGGCGGCGCGATATACACCAGCGCGAGCGATCGGCTCGTGAAGTTGTATTCGGAGAGATGATTGTGACCGCCGCAGCCGGCGCCGAGGAGAACTGCTGGCACCAGAACCATCGCACGAGCGATTCGGTAGCGAGACAGATGTGATCTCATACGTGACTCCTGCCCGGTTTCTGACCTGGTGTGTGTGAATCCACGCGATTGCAGCGTCCAGATCTATGACGACGGTGCCAGCCGTCCGTGACCGCTCGATCGTATTCTGCCCCCCCGACCCCGCTCCCCGGCATGGCCGCGCAGCCGCACTGGCGATATGGTTCAGACATGCCCGATCGAACCGGAGATATCAGGCGCGAAATCGCTGAGGCAACCCAACGCGCGCTTGTCGCTGTCGCGCTGCAAGCGTACGAAGAGGCCGGATTATCCGGGCTCTGCGGTGAGGGACGCTGGGAAGTGGCGTTGGGTGCAATACGAAGCTACGACGTGCGGAACATCACGGAGAAACCGGCTTTGGAGAAGCCGGCTTTGTAGCAGCGACCACGCACTCGACACACTGGCTTGCAGAAACTCGCGGTGCGTGAGATGCCGTAATCGCATCTCACGCACCGTCCATGCGTTAACTGATGATCGTCACTTGACGATCTTCGCCCCGGTCAGCTCGGCGACTGCGCTGAGCGTTGTCTGAGCTGCATTGAGACCAAGCCGGAAGTCCGCATCGCTGTATGTCTTGTAGAGATCCGTCGGCTGGTGCCACTGCGGATCCCAGCCTGCGCCGATCTGCGCGCCACGCTCGTTCTCGCGAAGACTGACCGAGGGAACCAGGTTCTCGAAGGGCTGTGAATCAGTGTTGGTCATGTGCTGGCCGACCTTTGCCGGATAGTCCGTCGCGTACTTGTCGTTTGCAGTCGACAGTGTCCACGCGAGCTTCTGGGATGCCTCGGCCATCTTGGAGTTGGACTGGAACTCGATGTTCACGTCAGCTTCCGGCCGCTGCACCGGGCTCATGCTGCCGTCGGCGCGTGGCATTCCATGATCGAACATCATCATGTCGTGCTGTATGACGCCGAGCCACCTCGGTTCGGGATACTTTCCCGAGCCGGCTGGATCTTCCTTGCCCTGCAGTGCCTCGCGTTGCTCTACATACGCCTTGGAGCCGTTGAGTCCCGTCTCTTCGTTGTTCCAGAGGATGAAACGAATCGAGCGGTCGGTCTTCACATCTGGCGAACTGAATACGCGCGCGAGCTGCATGACGAGCGCCGTGCCCGATCCATCGTCGTTCGCGGCTTCACCCCAACCGATTCCGTCCATGTGTCCGCTCACGATGTACATCTCGTCCGGATGCGTGGTGCCGATCTTGGTGCAGTAGACTTCCTGACGCTCTCCGGCAACGCTCTGCGGCGTGTCGAGCTTGCGCAGTGCGAGATCGGGCTGACGCAGCGAATCGGTATTCACACCGGTCGGCATGATCTTGCCGCGCATGACGGATCCGCCGGAGCCCGGCCTCTTGTTCCCACCCTCGGCGGCGCGCGCACGGAAGCGAGCGAGTTGTTCCGGCGTCAGCGGTTCACGCGGCGGCGGTGGCTGAAAGTCATACGTGATGCGTTCGGTGTTGGTGCAACCGTAACTCTTGAGCTGCGCCTCGATCCAGTCCACCGCCTTGCGATTGCGCTCCGTTCCCTGACGGCGATCGCCGAACTGGGTGAGTCCCTTGACAGTGGCCTTGTACTGATCCAGCGACAGCCGCGACACCATCTCCCTGATCGGGTCGAAGGCTGTGTCGGATGAGGCGGCGTTACGAGCTGGTGTCTGAGCGGCAAGAGGCACAGTAACGACGCCGGCGAGAGCGCCGAGCATTACCAGGCGATTCAACGAGGTGGACATGCTGATGTGGGTCGAGGTGAAGACTGGACGAGCAAGCGTTTTCGGAATCTCGCTCACACTGCTTACGCGCGCGACGTTGACATTGCTGCCCTGAACGCCGCGGCGGCAGCACTGGGTGCTCGCCCCGTCAGTCGCAGCTCCGTGAGCGCGCGCCTGAGATCGCGCTTGAACGCCGCGCTCTGCAACGGAACGACGGCAATGTAGCCCAGCGCGAGCTGGTCGGCCGCCGCGGCACGGGACACGACTGCGAGGCCAAGGCCAGCCGCCACCGCCTGCTTGATGGCCTCCGTGCTCCCCAGCTGGACGGTGGTCCCCGGATGGACTCCGTGCTCGGCAAGCGCGGCTTCGGCCACGACGCGGGTACCGGAGCCTGGCTCGCGCAGAATGAATGGCTCGTCGATGAGGTCGGCTGCGCGCACGCGGCGTTTGTGCACCAGTGGATGGGATGCAGGCGCAATCACGACGAGTTCGTCCTCGCGCCACGGGATCACGGATATCCGCTCGTGAGACACCGGCCCTTCTACCAGCGCAATGTCGAGCCGTCCCTCGAGCAACCGGCGCGCGATCGCACGCGTATTGGCGCTCACGACCCTCAACGTGACCCCGGGGTGCTCCTGATGAAAGCGCGCGAGCAGCGGCGGGAGAAAGTACGTCGCGACGGTAGTGCTCGCGCCAACGCGCAGAACGCCGCGCTCCAGGCCGCGCAACGAAGCGAGCTCTTCTTCGGCGATTCGCTCGACACCAAACAGCTCGCGTGCGCGTGCGAAGAGCGCAGTGCCCGCGTCGGTGAGGCGCGGAGTGCGGCCGGAGCGGTCGAACAGCGATAGCTGCGTCTGTCGTTCCAGCTCCTGCACCGTTTTGGAGACGGCAGGCTGACTCAGCCGCAGCGCAATCGCGGCACGAGAGAAGCTGCGCTCCTGCGCGACCGCGGCAAAGACACGTAGATGGTGGAGATTGAGTGCCATAATC
Proteins encoded:
- a CDS encoding M20/M25/M40 family metallo-hydrolase — encoded protein: MSTSLNRLVMLGALAGVVTVPLAAQTPARNAASSDTAFDPIREMVSRLSLDQYKATVKGLTQFGDRRQGTERNRKAVDWIEAQLKSYGCTNTERITYDFQPPPPREPLTPEQLARFRARAAEGGNKRPGSGGSVMRGKIMPTGVNTDSLRQPDLALRKLDTPQSVAGERQEVYCTKIGTTHPDEMYIVSGHMDGIGWGEAANDDGSGTALVMQLARVFSSPDVKTDRSIRFILWNNEETGLNGSKAYVEQREALQGKEDPAGSGKYPEPRWLGVIQHDMMMFDHGMPRADGSMSPVQRPEADVNIEFQSNSKMAEASQKLAWTLSTANDKYATDYPAKVGQHMTNTDSQPFENLVPSVSLRENERGAQIGAGWDPQWHQPTDLYKTYSDADFRLGLNAAQTTLSAVAELTGAKIVK
- a CDS encoding helix-turn-helix domain-containing protein → MRWWERHFGDSTRGRIVAILRRGWRSVDEIAATLGLTDNAVRAHIATLERDGVVAAAGSRRDGTVGKPATLYGVAEGADTLFSSAYAPALTALIAELESRHPGEVRSILRGAGSRLGPRASGTFAERVGDAASLLTELGADADVVETAEGYEIHGNGCALSQAVSSHPDACCMVEQLLAEVTGGKVCERCERGQNPPRCSFLISEQPAS
- a CDS encoding DUF4142 domain-containing protein, with translation MKKPRLIAGVLAALATTAAAALVPAPASAQARHTAPAVRLAKSHTPAHAAAALDDPTIVAIFDAANSWDIDLGNLALKKSSNAEVRTFADMMVRDHSAARKLGRDLATKLHVTPTPPGKDFALYKDHVATLAKLNSLSGAAFDKAYVAHEAWYHQAVIDAVTNTLLPATKNAELKDLEVKVAPNFQAHLAAAKALETKLGA
- a CDS encoding LytTR family DNA-binding domain-containing protein, translated to MRVVIVDDEPLARRGIRQLLADHPDAQIVAECPSGAVALAAVQTLSPDLLFLDVQMPEMDGFEVVRRIGVERIPSVVFVTAYDEFAVNAFEASAVDYLMKPVGPERFSAAMRRVRERQTETAALARVAELQALLTQVTPAISQPLLVTTAKGTIRIDPDEIDWIGADDYYAVLHVGVKHYLLRESLASLEDRLPAGRFVRVHRSAIVNCSRVTEVRRGVVVLRDGITLSTSRRRRAAVRAALGETSAA
- a CDS encoding CocE/NonD family hydrolase; protein product: MNLSHRSTLTALACTLIAHGLLSSQAAAQTSTLPSETPARFTPATSSFDYVRREVMIPMRDGVKLHTVILVPKGAHRAPILMTRTPYDANATTTYAASAHLASNLAGYDNALDVIIPGGYIRVVQDVRGKYGSEGDFVMNRPLIGPLNPTKVDESTDTYDTIDWLVKNIPETNGKVGVLGISYDGFEPLMALVNPHPALKVSVPMNPMVDGWMGDDWFHNGAFREQNMPYVLEQEATRDNSAKWWTDHFDDYDLYLDGGSAGELGKAHGLEQVGFWNRILAHPSYDSWWSQQAMDKVLAAQPLKVPVMLVHSLWDQEDIYGAIAVYKAIKPKDVNNDKVFLVMGPWHHGQEIEDGSSLGAIKFNSNTSLYFQQHILGPFLAHYLKDDAPADSVAPVNAFETGTNTWERLASWPSGCASGCSIHPTPLYLEPGFKAAFSAPASGSVAFDEYTSDPAKPVPFRARPSQPIGYDPPLTWVHWLVDDQREASGRTDVLAYQSDVLKAPVKISGQPIANIIASTTGTDADWVVKVIDVYPDEVGGDAKMGGYQLPVSMDIFRGRYRESFSTPKAITPNKPLLYRFELPTANHVFLPGHRIMVQIQSSWFPLYDRNPQTFVPNIFWAKPADYRKAEQKIYHEPGNASFVELPVVAGSARN
- a CDS encoding histidine kinase; this translates as MQVLVPNATEESGRRRRVPFDVILVAVWAVPAALAVIETYTFARTSGRPFSLESIMLRETATWATYGVLAPLVFRLANRFPLRAPSVRRHLALHVCGAILAGSAAAAVDTAATQLTRNATDSAQLLTMSVERMFLSWWLGGLAVAFLSYFAVVGVAHAMSYFREAQQRREDALRLEGQLADARLAALQGRLHPHFLYNTLNAITVLVRDGDITRSTRMLELLSTMLRRVLDGSLPQIVPLSTELALLRQYLEIEEVRFSDRLTVTLDVDTHARQAGVPTLVTQPLAENVIRHAVANTLRHVTLSINAHVISNPEGRDTLELTVSDDGPGLTPGWERRRIEHTGLSATALRITTLYGSDGLLEIHPRADGGTVSTVRIPYVKLSERRDDEWTAVDDDLTRQAV
- a CDS encoding SDR family oxidoreductase, whose protein sequence is MNLADRLRDAAELLESIASDRSLLAGLPEEDRTRLLQAAGRVSRPDAIDRRRLVQATKRERRIAKANRAETVLSNTGIRKLRRETVFMTPNVFPPAQFEQHDVEDDADFREAVEPQNCYICKKDFSTLHHFYDQLCPSCAALNFAKRTESADLRGRVALLTGGRVKIGYQAGIKLLRAGAQLIVTTRFPRDSASRYAQEPDFAMWSDRLTIYGLDLRHTPSVEAFCAEMLRTRDRLDFIINNACQTVRRPPAFYEHMMEGETAALHTLPEKSRKLLGEYEGLRGYHMLPEGESGATVPAVIGARTSEITGLTHAAELSQIRLLPDEEAAQRALFPEGKLDQDMQQIDLRERNSWRMLMAEVPSVELLEVHLVNAVAPFIINARLKPLMMRTPERDKHIVNVSAVEGQFYRTFKTTRHPHTNMAKAALNMMTRTAAADYHRDGIHMNAVDTGWVTDEDPADIAARKTAEHGFHPPLDIVDGAARIVDPIIAGINTGEHVWGKFLKDYVPTDW
- a CDS encoding PEP-CTERM sorting domain-containing protein, translated to MIRQLNAAALLAIGATIAAPTANAQFTNACGGSDFFSCVTLAVSGQGTSTLLFTVTNTSNGGVANNPNSVFKEFGVGNGAFTGTAPTVTATGALASQFSVASTNPSSVSGVGFTATNFFGLTPNAPPPTNGLHDGETVGFFLAFANSTDANQFLNGFQFALHDIGGLTQACGSSKAAFSSDGTPLSGSASPISASTCNPTSTVPEPSSMALLGTGLVGLVPVMRRRRK